The Lates calcarifer isolate ASB-BC8 unplaced genomic scaffold, TLL_Latcal_v3 _unitig_4431_quiver_1399, whole genome shotgun sequence sequence TATGTTTTGCTATCAGTAGTGAACAATATGGAATTATAAATTGATGTTGACTAGTCAGTTTTGATAAGTATACTGACAAGTTAACAGTCAGAataatatttcagtatttttttctctctttagaATGAAACTGTTGAAAAGAGGAGGGAGTGCATCCTCAGGGCACTTTGTATCTACCTGAACGAAGACCCAAACATCCTCTTCAAAGAATACCTGGTGGGTAATTTTAATAGTTTAGTTTTTACCTGTAATAAATCAAATCTTGAATAACTAATCTTGTTACTTAACATTTGCATGGAATCAGtttctttaaatataaatatgaataaataataataatataaattattattattaaatatttttacacaaataGCACTTTTTTAAGTATCATGCTATTTTCATTAAAAGGAAACCTGAAAGACAAAAGTTAATCTTTGGAATTTTACAAAATCTGTGAATTTAATAGATTGGTTGtgtcctttctttctcccctaTGTAAAGGATACTGATGGCACTGCTGTACAGAGGGAGCTTGAGCAACTTACCCTTGGCATCTACATCATCAAAGTTGAGGGAGGTGATGCCACCACTCCTCCAACTGATGTTGGAATAGTGATCGAGGGTGTTGAAGTTCTACATGACTTGGGAGACGTCACCTCTGCATGTGCTCTCTTAATGGGTGTAATATACGCACTGAACCTCAGTTATCCTAAGGAACTGAAGACCTTCTTTGAAGTACTTCAAAAGCTCTTCCTTCAGCTGGATGCTGGCAGACTCTCAACCAAGGTACAGATGCTCAAGAACAAACTGTATCAATGAACTAAACATTGATTTGGATGCTGAATTGGAAAAGTTTTGGAAAACCAGTTGCACCCAACACgagttcttgtttgtttatgtagaTATTTAAACTCATTTATAACCAGCTAAGAACTCCTTGTAGTGGCTGCAACACGAGCTGACATGcttgtaaaaatgttaatagCAGTTTTTTCCAAACACTACTAAATTAAAGGTTGACAGCAGCACTTGTGTTGTTATAGTTTGACTATTATGCTGTTTCAAAAAAATTGAGGACTACAAGCTTGTTATATTGTTAGACAATAATACTGGCAAATCAGGGATGCTTTGTtggatgtttcatttttttatgctGCATCAAGGTGGTTTATAACTGCTAATGTTGGGTAACGATGTGACAAAACACAAGTTGACATGTTTGTTAATTACATTTCGGGGTATTCCCTccacaatattaaaatgaaagtaGATAGCAGCACGTGTGTTGTTATGGTTAGATTATTATgctgttacaaaaaaaaaagagaactgcAAGCCTGTTGGACTGCATAAAAGCAGTTTACAACTGTTGGTGTTGAAGCATGCTGCACCCTAATGTTTGTTAAGGGTTTTATTTTGGACCAAGTGgcaacaaaatgttaaatgaatattggtgaataaaggaaataacaaaaatatgttgGGTATACAAAATTCATTTGTGTGGAACCTGTTGACAAACTAGAATTAGGTCACACTAATTAGTATAAAATAAATTGGATGAAAACCTATTTTAATAAATTGAacttaaatgtattattttacaCCTACgaataaaatatatgtttaaaggacaaatgtaaattatatagcctgtaaatatattatttatgtcCACATAACATAACTGAATTTGATTGGATAAACTTAAATATCTCTTGTTGAACAGAACTAATTTTATCTAGTTGGGTCCATTTACATTGTGTTAATGTAATACAAGTTTCTTAAGTTAGATGACcttaacatttttgcttttaactAACATTATACACTTTCGTGGAACCTGttgacaaaataaatttaattaaagtcaatgtttcatttttttgagTGCATTTTGTTTAACATGTCGACGACTAAAGCGCACTAGTTGACGACTGAGGTGCACTAGTCGACATCTGCACGCAACTAGTTAACtagtaacaaaacaaaattactgaTCACAACACGACTCTTGATTGGTAATCTGGACGCCATAAATGAGATTGATCCATCAACAGTGCTGTGTAAATACTGCAGCTGAAGGTCCAGGTTAAAACTACAAGGTGGCAGCAAACATCAGGAAGCGCTGACTACGGTGCTACTCTGCTCCTGGCGCCATGAGCAGTACTTCGCCAGACTCAGCTATAGAAAGTGGTTTTAATAATGTTATTCATCGTGTATGGACCATCATCTACGTAAATTTGTTTACGTCACCTGACTCCGGACTCCGGAGACCGTTGAACGGACAGTGTTGGCAAAAGGTAATGCGAAAGATCATGTTAtgatgatattttttcttttgctttcttaAGGGATTTCTCAAGCATGCGcaatttaactgtattttatttactgattttgttttttctttgttctagttacgtttttgtatttaagattatatgtaataaaataatataaataatataatgttGTGTTAGTGGCGGGGTTTGGGGGTAAGTCGTTTTTTGGTGGGGCGCGGGGGGGCGGGGgtgctcgctcactaagctcagaattatcaaatgctgtctctAGTGAACggagatgagatttcagccaaaaactgctgtctagtgaaaggagaggaggaagtcaaatctcattcacgtttacatgaatattggtcaaattctattgttcatgtacagtcgggatgtatggaaactctgagccgccgagggggatctttttcccttctgtggactcacagtgagtcccgcgtctgcaagtcctcctgtcccggcttctgctcacagtgagtcccgcgtctgaaagtccgcctgtctcggcttctgctcgctcactaagctcagaatgaaaaaaattctgtctagtgaaaggagaggagaaagtcaaatctcagccaatttaataaaagtgtttgtcaaattctaatgttcatcaacaatctgggtgtatgaaagtggccgagggagatctttttcccttctgtggactcacactgagtatggtatctgaaagtcctcctgtctcggcttctgctcgctcattaagctcagaattatcaaatgctgtctccagtgaacggagaagagaagatgagatttcagccactttactatgaatattggtccaattctaattttcatgaactgtagggatggatggaaacagtccgtgaccgaggggaaacattttcccgtctgtgaactcacagtgagtcccgcgtctgaaagtcttgctgtctcggattctgctcacggtgattcccgcgtctgaaagtcctcctgcctcggcttctgctcgctcactaagctcagaatgaaaaactgctgtctagtgaatggagaggagaaagtaaaatctcagccaatttaataaaagtgtttgtcaaattctaatgttcatcaacaatctgggtgtatgaaagtggccgagggagatctttttcccttctgtggactcacactgagtatggtatctgaaagtcttcgtgtatccgcttctgctctctcattaagctcacaattaacgactgctgtctcatgtgaaaggagagaccttctttagatgctgcatttcagaccagtgtgtgaaaaagcccgaaaatccacgtatcgctgctcaatatctaatgtttatcaactttcatttcatcaataaacaaaatagacagcagtctgaggccagtgagtcaacatctgcgttttactcctttctgtcgctgataaagctcacaattaacaaatgctgtctccagcgaaaggagaggagaaaatgacaattcagccactttaatatgaatgtttgttgaattcgaatggttgtgaatgatctgggtgtatggaaacggtcagcggccgaccgggatattttcccttctgaggactcacagtgagtcccgcgtctgaaattcctcctgtctcgacttctgctcacagtgattcccgcgtctgacagtgcgcctgtctcggcttctgctcacagcgagtcccgcgtctgaaggtcctgctgtctcggcttctgctcacagcgagtaccggttctgaaggtccttcctgtctcggcttctgctcgctcattaaactcagaatgaaaaactgctgtctagtgaaaggagaggggaaagtaaaatctcattcacttttatatgaatattggtcaaattctattgatcatgtacagtcgggatgtatggaaagtgtgagccgccgagggggatcattttcccgtctgtcgactcacattgagtctcgcgtctgaaagtcctcctgtctcggcttctgctcgctcactaagctcagaatgaaaaactgctctctagtgaatggagaggagaaagtaaaatctcagccaatttaataaaagtgtttgtcaaattctaatgttcatcaacaatctgggtgtatgaaagtggccgagggagatctttttcccttctgtggactcacactgagtatggtatctgaaagtcttcgtgtatccgcttctgctctctcattaagctcacaattaacgactgctgtctcatgtgaaaggagagaccttctttagatgctgcatttcagaccagtgtgtgaaaaagcccgaaaatccacgtatcgctgctcaatatctaatgtttatcaactttcatttcatcaataaacaaaatagacagcagtctgaggccagtgagtcaacatctgcgttttactcctttctgtcgctgataaagctcacaattaacaaatgctgtctccagcgaaaggagaggagaaaatgacaattcagccactttaatatgaatgtttgttgaattcgaatggttgtgaatgatctgggtgtatggaaacggtcagcggccgaccgggatattttcccttctgaggactcacagtgagtcccgcgtctgaaattcctcctgtctcgacttctgctcacagtgattcccgcgtctgacagtgcgcctgtctcggcttctgctcacagcgagtcccgcgtctgaaggtcctgctgtctcggcttctgctcacagcgagtaccggttctgaaggtccttcctgtctcggcttctgctcgctcattaaactcagaatgaaaaactgctgtctagtgaaaggagaggggaaagtaaaatctcattcacttttatatgaatattggtcaaattctattgatcatgtacagtcgggatgtatggaaagtgtgagccgccgagggggatctttttcccgtctgtcgactcacattgagtctcgcgtctgaaagtcctcctgtctcggcttctgctcgctcactaagctcagaatgaaaaactgctgtctagtgaatggagaggagaaagtaaaatctcagccaatttaataaaagtgtttgtcaaattctaatgttcatcaacaatctgggtgtatgaaagtggccgagggagatctttttcccttctgtggactcacactgagtatggtatctgaaagtcttcgtgtatccgcttctgctctctcattaagctcacaattaacgactgctgtctcatgtgaaaggagagaccttctttagaggctgcatttcagaccagtgtgtgaaaaagcccgaaaatccacgtatcgctgctcaatatctaatgtttatcaactttcatttcatcaataaacaaaatagacagcagtctgaggccagtgagtcaacatctgcgttttactcctttctgtcgctgataaagctcacaattaacaaatgctgtctccagcgaaaggagaggagaaaatgacaattcagccactttaatatgaatgtttgttgaattcgaatggttgtgaatgatctgggtgtatggaaacggtcagcggccgaccgggatattttcccttctgaggactcacagtgagtcccgcgtctgaaattcctcctgtctcgacttctgctcacagtgattcccgcgtctgacagtgcgcctgtctcggcttctgctcacagcgagtcccgcgtctgaaggtcctgctgtctcggcttctgctcacagcgagtaccggttctgaaggtccttcctgtctcggcttctgctcgctcattaaactcagaatgaaaaactgctgtctagtgaaaggagaggggaaagtaaaatctcattcacttttatatgaatattggtcaaattctattgatcatgtacagtcgggatgtatggaaagtgtgagccgccgagggggatctttttcccgtctgtcgactcacattgagtctcgcgtctgaaagtcctcctgtctcggcttctgctcgctcactaagctcagaatgaaaaactgctgtctagtgaatggagaggagaaagtaaaatctcagccaatttaataaaagtgtttgtcaaattctaatgttcatcaacaatctgggtgtatgaaagtggccgagggagatctttttcccttctgtggactcacactgagtatggtatctgaaagtcttcgtgtatccgcttctgctctctcattaagctcacaattaacgactgctgtctcatgtgaaaggagagaccttctttagaggctgcatttcagaccagtgtgtgaaaaagcccgaaaatccacgtatcgctgctcaatatctaatgtttatcaactttcatttcatcaataaacaaaatagacagcagtctgaggccagtgagtcaacatctgcgttttactcctttctgtcgctgataaagctcacaattaacaaatgctgtctccagcgaaaggagaggagaaaatgacaattcagccactttaatatgaatgtttgttgaattcgaatggttgtgaatgatctgggtgtatggaaacggtcagcggccgaccgggatattttcccttctgaggactcacagtgagtcccgcgtctgaaattcctcctgtctcgacttctgctcacagtgattcccgcgtctgacagtgcgcctgtctcggcttctgctcacagcgagtcccgcgtctgaaggtcctgctgtctcggcttctgctcacagcgagtaccggttctgaaggtccttcctgtctcggcttctgctcgctcattaaactcagaatgaaaaactgctgtctagtgaaaggagaggggaaagtaaaatctcattcacttttatatgaatattggtcaaattctattgatcatgtacagtcgggatgtatggaaagtgtgagccgccgagggggatctttttcccgtctgtcgactcacattgagtctcgcgtctgaaagtcctcctgtctcggcttctgctcgctcactaagctcagaatgaaaaactgctgtctagtgaatggagaggagaaagtaaaatctcagccaatttaataaaagtgtttgtcaaattctaatgttcatcaacaatctgggtgtatgaaagtggccgagggagatctttttcccttctgtggactcacactgagtatggt is a genomic window containing:
- the LOC108899394 gene encoding uncharacterized protein LOC108899394 is translated as MSKTFAYRRQEVVRDKPMIAEFKIRWPGLFTVAEVEAEFVRITTGPLVSKFHAQLDQHTAQLIKVFKKKGGSVGTNISRILVPITQNETVEKRRECILRALCIYLNEDPNILFKEYLDTDGTAVQRELEQLTLGIYIIKVEGGDATTPPTDVGIVIEGVEVLHDLGDVTSACALLMGVIYALNLSYPKELKTFFEVLQKLFLQLDAGRLSTKVQMLKNKLYQ